The Methylomicrobium agile genome has a segment encoding these proteins:
- a CDS encoding flagellar motor protein MotB: protein MRKKRKNRANEAIHHDRWLVSYADFVTLLFAFFVVMYALSASNESQYQAVSQSIRTAFLEKKHQVIILEEALRERVDHVSPIALDEEWVADSRQLQQASDQLTQQLGEQIKDQLVAVSKGNSWIELQMNSELLFLSGSADLSANSLPVLKKVAEILKPLPNQIQVEGHTDNLPIGTSKFPSNWELSSARATTVVRELIKNGINPPRLSAIGYSEFHPVADNNIEAGRFKNRRVSLLIISQDYSRDRLHSINANRPAAGGQDQNLSASAKP from the coding sequence ATGAGAAAGAAACGTAAGAATAGGGCGAACGAAGCCATCCATCACGATCGCTGGCTGGTGTCCTATGCCGATTTTGTGACGCTTCTGTTCGCATTCTTCGTGGTCATGTATGCGCTTTCGGCAAGCAACGAAAGCCAGTATCAGGCGGTTTCCCAATCCATAAGGACGGCTTTTCTGGAAAAAAAACATCAGGTCATCATATTGGAAGAAGCGTTAAGGGAAAGAGTCGATCATGTGAGTCCGATCGCACTCGACGAAGAGTGGGTGGCCGATAGCAGGCAATTGCAGCAAGCCTCCGATCAATTGACGCAACAGTTGGGCGAACAGATCAAGGATCAATTGGTTGCTGTCAGCAAGGGCAACTCCTGGATAGAGCTGCAGATGAACAGCGAATTGCTGTTTTTGAGCGGCTCGGCGGACTTGTCGGCAAACTCGCTGCCGGTACTCAAAAAAGTCGCGGAAATTCTGAAGCCGCTGCCGAATCAGATTCAGGTCGAAGGGCATACCGATAATCTGCCGATCGGTACGTCCAAGTTTCCGTCAAACTGGGAATTGTCGTCGGCCAGAGCCACGACCGTCGTCAGGGAGCTCATCAAAAACGGCATCAATCCGCCTCGCCTGTCGGCCATAGGTTATAGCGAGTTTCATCCGGTCGCGGACAATAACATCGAGGCGGGCCGTTTCAAAAACCGAAGAGTCTCGCTGCTGATTATTTCGCAAGATTATTCGCGCGACCGTTTGCACTCGATCAACGCGAATAGACCGGCTGCCGGCGGCCAGGACCAGAATTTATCCGCTTCGGCCAAGCCTTGA
- a CDS encoding ATP-dependent DNA helicase has translation MTELELFFSREGGLAKATKGYRPRAPQIEMAKAIAETIRSGRHLIAEAGTGTGKTFAYLAPAVLSGSKVIVSTGTKNLQDQLFNKDLPLIRKAIKTPFMAALLKGRGNYLCTYRLENSLNSAFGFSKEDADALSKIKSWAKRTKTGDIAEMSEVTEANPVWYQATSTVENCLGQDCPHYADCFLVKARKAAQEAEILVVNHHLLCADWSIRGGGFGELLPKADVIIVDEAHQLAATASDFLGVNVGSKQLNDLARDALAEYFKDATDLPALRAACEALEHGSKDLRLAFGIELKRGEWREIESNPKILGGLADVRSQLQNLADQLELASVKSKGLELCFKRAEELAQQLKTVSEEAGGKWIRWYETHRKTVTLSRTPLDIAAEFRHFMQASQAVWVFTSATLSVAQRFTHFANGLGIADAENARWDSPFDYESQSLFYHPKGLPKPESPDFTASILDFVVPVLQASRGRAFFLFTSHRALKEAAELLADKIPYPLLIQGTRPKGVLLEQFKQAGNAVLLGTSSFWEGIDVRGEALSCVIIDKLPFASPGDPVLKARMEAMRRQGRNPFFEYQLPAAVIALRQGIGRLIRDVTDRGVLMVCDPRLLKRSYGQIFLDSVPAMRRTRDIAEVQAFFEREEAT, from the coding sequence GTGACCGAATTAGAATTATTTTTCAGCCGCGAAGGCGGTTTGGCAAAGGCGACCAAGGGCTACCGGCCGCGCGCGCCGCAAATCGAAATGGCGAAGGCGATCGCGGAGACGATCCGGTCCGGGCGGCATCTGATCGCGGAAGCCGGCACCGGTACCGGCAAGACTTTTGCGTATCTGGCGCCGGCGGTTTTGTCGGGCAGCAAGGTGATCGTTTCGACCGGCACCAAAAACCTGCAGGATCAGTTGTTCAACAAGGATCTGCCGTTGATCCGCAAGGCGATCAAGACGCCTTTTATGGCCGCGCTGCTGAAAGGCCGCGGCAATTATCTATGCACTTACCGGCTGGAGAATTCGCTCAATTCCGCGTTCGGATTCAGCAAAGAAGATGCCGACGCGCTGAGCAAGATCAAGTCCTGGGCGAAGCGCACGAAAACCGGCGATATCGCCGAAATGTCCGAGGTGACCGAGGCGAATCCGGTCTGGTATCAGGCCACCTCGACCGTCGAGAATTGTCTGGGCCAGGACTGCCCTCATTATGCCGACTGTTTTCTGGTCAAGGCCCGGAAAGCCGCGCAGGAAGCCGAAATTCTGGTCGTGAATCATCACCTCTTATGCGCGGACTGGTCGATTCGCGGCGGCGGCTTCGGCGAGCTTCTGCCGAAGGCCGACGTGATCATCGTGGACGAGGCGCATCAGCTGGCCGCTACCGCGTCCGATTTTTTGGGCGTCAACGTCGGCAGCAAGCAGTTGAACGATCTGGCGCGCGATGCGCTGGCCGAGTATTTCAAGGACGCCACCGACCTGCCGGCCTTGCGCGCCGCCTGCGAAGCGCTCGAACACGGCAGCAAGGACCTGCGCCTGGCGTTCGGGATCGAGCTGAAGCGCGGCGAATGGCGGGAGATCGAGAGCAATCCGAAAATTTTGGGTGGGTTGGCGGATGTTCGGAGCCAATTGCAGAACCTGGCCGACCAGCTCGAACTGGCCTCGGTGAAGAGCAAAGGACTGGAACTGTGCTTCAAGCGGGCCGAGGAACTCGCGCAGCAATTGAAGACCGTTTCCGAAGAGGCCGGCGGCAAGTGGATTCGCTGGTATGAAACGCACCGGAAGACGGTTACTCTGAGCCGGACGCCGCTCGACATCGCCGCCGAATTCAGGCATTTCATGCAAGCGAGCCAGGCGGTATGGGTTTTTACCTCGGCGACCTTGAGCGTGGCCCAGCGCTTCACGCATTTCGCAAACGGGCTCGGCATCGCCGATGCCGAAAATGCACGCTGGGACAGCCCGTTCGACTATGAAAGCCAGTCGCTGTTTTATCATCCGAAGGGCTTGCCGAAACCCGAGAGTCCGGATTTTACCGCGTCGATCCTCGATTTCGTGGTGCCGGTGCTGCAGGCCAGCCGGGGGCGGGCGTTTTTTCTGTTTACCAGCCATCGCGCGTTGAAAGAAGCGGCCGAACTGCTGGCCGACAAAATTCCCTATCCGCTTTTGATTCAGGGCACCCGGCCGAAAGGCGTGCTGCTGGAACAGTTCAAGCAGGCCGGCAACGCGGTGCTGCTCGGCACGTCCAGTTTCTGGGAGGGCATCGACGTGCGCGGCGAAGCGCTGTCGTGCGTGATCATCGACAAATTGCCGTTCGCCTCGCCCGGCGATCCGGTGTTGAAGGCGCGGATGGAGGCGATGAGGCGGCAGGGGCGCAATCCGTTTTTCGAATACCAGTTGCCGGCGGCGGTGATCGCGCTCCGGCAGGGCATCGGCCGGTTGATCCGCGACGTGACCGACCGGGGCGTCCTGATGGTCTGCGACCCGCGCCTTCTCAAGCGCTCCTACGGGCAAATCTTTCTGGACAGCGTGCCGGCGATGCGGCGCACCCGCGACATTGCGGAGGTGCAGGCATTTTTCGAACGGGAAGAAGCTACCTGA
- the galE gene encoding UDP-glucose 4-epimerase GalE, whose product MQINTILVTGGAGYIGSHTCVELLEAGYRIVVIDNFRNSKPSVLKRVEEITGKTVVCIEMDIRDRPAMETVFAEHAIDAAIHFAGLKAVGESVADPALYYDNNVSGSLALLQTMAKFGVHTVVFSSSATVYGEPPSVPIREDFPLAPMNPYGRTKRMVEDMLRDLAVADARWRIALLRYFNPVGAHPSGLIGEDPGGIPNNLMPYIAQVAEGRREKLSVFGNDYETVDGTGVRDYIHVADLARGHVKALEKLARQTGVLTYNLGTGQGYSVLEMIDAFEKASGRPVPYRFAPRRPGDVAICYADPALAERELGWRADRGLEQMCRDVWRWQSSGNDKIR is encoded by the coding sequence ATGCAGATAAACACCATCCTCGTGACCGGCGGTGCCGGCTATATCGGCTCCCATACCTGCGTCGAACTGCTGGAGGCAGGTTATCGGATCGTCGTGATCGACAACTTCCGGAACAGCAAACCTTCGGTATTGAAACGGGTCGAGGAAATTACCGGCAAAACCGTGGTCTGCATCGAGATGGATATTCGCGACAGGCCGGCGATGGAAACGGTGTTTGCCGAACATGCGATCGATGCGGCGATCCATTTCGCCGGACTGAAAGCGGTCGGCGAATCGGTCGCCGATCCGGCGCTCTATTACGATAACAACGTCTCCGGCAGCCTGGCGCTGCTGCAGACGATGGCGAAATTCGGCGTTCACACCGTCGTGTTCAGCTCTTCCGCCACCGTTTACGGCGAACCGCCATCGGTGCCGATCCGGGAGGATTTTCCGCTAGCGCCGATGAATCCCTACGGACGCACTAAACGCATGGTCGAGGACATGCTGCGCGATTTGGCCGTCGCCGACGCACGCTGGCGCATTGCGCTGCTGCGCTATTTCAACCCGGTCGGCGCGCACCCAAGCGGCCTGATCGGCGAGGATCCGGGCGGCATTCCGAACAATCTGATGCCTTATATCGCCCAGGTCGCCGAGGGACGGCGCGAAAAACTCTCGGTATTCGGCAACGATTACGAGACTGTCGACGGCACCGGCGTCAGGGATTACATTCATGTAGCCGATCTGGCGCGGGGACATGTCAAGGCGCTGGAAAAGCTGGCCCGGCAAACCGGCGTGCTGACCTATAACCTGGGTACCGGCCAGGGTTACAGCGTGCTTGAGATGATCGATGCCTTTGAAAAAGCCAGCGGCCGGCCGGTGCCTTATCGGTTTGCGCCGCGGCGTCCCGGCGATGTCGCGATCTGTTACGCCGACCCGGCGCTCGCAGAGCGCGAACTGGGCTGGCGGGCCGACCGCGGCCTCGAACAAATGTGCCGCGACGTCTGGCGGTGGCAATCTTCGGGAAACGACAAAATCCGATGA
- a CDS encoding VanZ family protein: protein MMTPVLALLASYCQKHSVTVLLLLRRLSLLLASILLLLFIWGGHRPEAAGLFKAPWDKLAHLSWFAVLAGLLDFGLNLRIRFPVVLFCAGVGVWDEGRQLTLPGRSADVGDLIFDGLGILIGILIARRIGKKLLLRQ, encoded by the coding sequence ATGATGACGCCTGTTCTGGCGCTGCTTGCCTCGTACTGTCAAAAACACTCGGTGACGGTCTTGCTGCTGTTGAGACGGCTGTCGCTGCTGCTCGCGTCGATCTTGCTGCTTTTATTCATTTGGGGCGGCCATCGGCCGGAAGCGGCAGGCCTGTTCAAAGCACCCTGGGACAAACTGGCGCACCTGTCCTGGTTTGCGGTACTGGCCGGCCTGCTGGATTTCGGACTGAATTTGCGTATCCGCTTTCCGGTCGTCTTGTTCTGCGCGGGCGTGGGCGTGTGGGATGAGGGAAGGCAATTGACCCTTCCCGGCCGGTCGGCCGATGTGGGCGATTTGATTTTCGACGGCCTGGGGATTTTGATCGGGATTCTGATCGCTCGCCGGATCGGGAAAAAACTCCTGCTCCGCCAATAA
- a CDS encoding EVE domain-containing protein: MQYWLMKSEPDTFSIDDLYRKPDGTEHWDGVRNYQARNMMRDRMKLGDRVFFYHSNCPEPGIVGIMEIAREGYPDFKAFDPGDPHFDPKSTPDHPRWFMVDVRYVRHLPRTITLKELKERPELADLALVRRGNRLSIMPVTKEQWDFVLSLL; the protein is encoded by the coding sequence ATGCAATACTGGCTGATGAAGTCCGAACCCGATACTTTCAGCATCGACGATCTCTACCGAAAGCCGGACGGTACGGAACACTGGGACGGCGTACGCAATTACCAGGCGCGGAACATGATGCGCGACCGGATGAAGCTGGGCGATCGGGTTTTCTTTTACCATTCGAACTGCCCCGAGCCCGGCATCGTGGGCATCATGGAAATAGCCCGGGAAGGCTATCCCGATTTCAAGGCCTTCGATCCGGGCGATCCGCATTTCGATCCTAAAAGCACGCCGGACCATCCGCGCTGGTTCATGGTCGACGTCAGATACGTCAGGCATCTGCCGCGCACGATCACGCTGAAAGAACTGAAAGAGCGCCCCGAACTCGCCGATCTCGCCCTGGTCAGGCGCGGCAACCGATTGTCGATCATGCCGGTGACGAAGGAACAGTGGGATTTCGTCCTGTCGCTTCTGTAA
- a CDS encoding ribonucleotide-diphosphate reductase subunit beta, with amino-acid sequence MKSALQFDDWDTPTTAAFTATSPVDLTGTMATQQPAPVLPPIDAEQKRVVNGQADINQLAPFKYPWAWSFFLNANRNHWTPLEISMAQDVHDYQHKLTPAERHVFENVLAYLTTSDILAMRNIGLAVMEKMSAPELQIYQARQVYEEALHTWTYQHCIETLGLDQREIYNRYRVVPEIHGKIALANRRLHGVLQSGRPLTDRDALHEFAMAYLFFAAVFEGCWFYNGFSPVFALQRRGLMKGAAEQLQYIMRDEVLHCAFGIRVVRQLLEEENLQLDPQALRRMWDEAEAAEAAYAGYILREPILGYNAGLHIEQFRYIANRRARQLGMAEPFSGAANVLPWLDEQANLRKEKNFFETRVTEYQTGGALVWE; translated from the coding sequence ATGAAATCGGCTTTACAATTCGATGATTGGGATACTCCGACAACGGCGGCCTTTACTGCAACTTCGCCTGTCGATTTAACCGGAACGATGGCGACGCAACAGCCGGCTCCCGTATTGCCGCCGATCGATGCCGAACAAAAACGGGTCGTCAACGGCCAGGCCGACATCAACCAACTGGCGCCGTTCAAATACCCGTGGGCCTGGTCGTTTTTCCTGAACGCCAACCGCAACCATTGGACGCCGCTGGAAATCTCGATGGCGCAGGACGTGCACGATTACCAGCACAAGCTGACGCCAGCCGAGCGCCATGTGTTCGAAAACGTGCTGGCCTATCTGACCACCTCCGACATCCTGGCGATGCGCAACATCGGTTTGGCGGTGATGGAAAAGATGAGCGCGCCGGAATTGCAGATTTACCAGGCGCGGCAGGTGTACGAAGAGGCGCTGCACACCTGGACCTACCAGCACTGCATCGAAACCTTGGGGCTCGACCAGCGCGAGATTTACAACCGCTACCGGGTGGTGCCGGAAATCCACGGCAAAATCGCGCTGGCCAACCGCCGCCTGCACGGCGTATTGCAGTCCGGCCGGCCGCTGACCGACCGCGACGCGCTGCACGAATTTGCCATGGCGTATCTGTTCTTCGCCGCGGTGTTCGAAGGCTGCTGGTTCTACAATGGCTTCAGCCCGGTGTTTGCGTTGCAGCGGCGCGGTTTAATGAAGGGCGCCGCCGAACAATTGCAATACATCATGCGCGACGAGGTGCTGCACTGCGCGTTCGGCATCCGCGTGGTGCGGCAGTTGTTAGAGGAAGAAAATCTGCAGCTCGATCCGCAAGCGTTGCGCCGGATGTGGGACGAAGCCGAAGCGGCCGAAGCGGCTTACGCCGGCTACATTCTGCGCGAACCGATACTCGGCTACAACGCCGGTCTGCATATCGAGCAATTCCGCTATATCGCCAACCGCCGCGCCCGCCAGTTAGGTATGGCCGAACCGTTTTCCGGCGCCGCCAACGTCTTGCCGTGGCTGGACGAGCAGGCCAATTTGCGCAAGGAGAAGAACTTTTTTGAAACCCGCGTTACGGAATATCAGACGGGCGGGGCGCTGGTTTGGGAATAG
- the rpiA gene encoding ribose-5-phosphate isomerase RpiA, producing the protein MTQDELKQKVAAAALDYVKDIPLIGVGTGSTVNYFIEMLADYKSTIEGAVSSSVGTSERLKKVGIPVLDLNEVGTLDIYIDGADEINPRKQLIKGGGGALTREKIIAAASKKFVCIADGSKCVDVLGKFPLPIEVIPMARSYVAREMVKMGGQPVWRENFVTDNHNHILDVHNLDILDPIELEKTINDITGVVCVGLFAMRPADVILVSQGDEIKSW; encoded by the coding sequence ATGACTCAAGACGAATTAAAACAAAAAGTCGCCGCGGCCGCCTTGGATTATGTGAAGGACATTCCGCTGATCGGCGTCGGCACCGGTTCGACGGTCAATTATTTCATCGAGATGCTGGCCGACTATAAAAGCACGATCGAAGGCGCGGTTTCCAGTTCCGTCGGCACCAGCGAGCGGCTGAAGAAAGTCGGCATTCCGGTGCTCGACCTGAACGAAGTCGGCACGCTGGACATTTACATCGACGGTGCCGACGAAATCAACCCGCGCAAACAGTTGATCAAAGGCGGCGGCGGCGCGCTGACCCGCGAAAAAATCATCGCCGCGGCCAGCAAGAAATTCGTCTGCATCGCCGACGGTTCCAAATGCGTCGACGTGCTGGGCAAGTTCCCGCTGCCGATCGAAGTAATTCCGATGGCCAGAAGCTACGTCGCCCGCGAAATGGTCAAGATGGGCGGCCAGCCGGTCTGGCGCGAAAATTTCGTGACCGACAACCACAACCATATCCTGGACGTGCACAACCTGGACATTCTGGACCCGATCGAGCTGGAAAAAACCATCAACGACATCACCGGCGTGGTCTGCGTCGGCTTGTTCGCGATGCGTCCGGCCGACGTCATTCTGGTCAGCCAGGGCGACGAGATCAAGAGCTGGTAA
- a CDS encoding flagellar motor protein — protein sequence MDILSVIGLLIGISALLFGNFLEGASLGSLVNGPAFIIVFGGTLGATLLQFPPLIFIRSLRLCLWVFFPKKKNLSVEIDKIVEWSHSARKLGLLGLEDEIESEPDPFIKKGLQLLVDGNEPESIRNILELDIDSREDIDLQAAKMLEAMGGYAPTIGMLAAVMGLIHVLENLSDPKMLGAGIATAFVATVYGVGSANLFFLPMANKIKTYVYASSQAREMIAAGLIAISQGENPRNIKLKLSAYLFEFESDSSSL from the coding sequence ATGGATATTTTAAGCGTCATCGGCCTGCTGATCGGTATCAGTGCGCTGTTATTCGGTAATTTCTTGGAGGGCGCCAGTCTCGGTTCGCTAGTTAACGGGCCGGCTTTTATTATCGTGTTCGGCGGTACGCTCGGTGCGACGTTATTGCAGTTTCCGCCCCTCATCTTCATTCGCAGCCTGAGGTTGTGTTTGTGGGTGTTTTTTCCGAAGAAAAAGAATCTTTCGGTCGAGATCGACAAGATCGTCGAGTGGAGCCATTCGGCGCGTAAGCTGGGGCTGCTGGGATTGGAGGACGAGATAGAGTCCGAGCCCGATCCGTTTATCAAAAAGGGCCTGCAGTTGCTGGTCGACGGCAACGAGCCGGAAAGTATCCGCAATATTTTGGAACTGGATATCGACAGCCGGGAGGATATCGATCTGCAGGCGGCGAAAATGCTGGAGGCAATGGGCGGGTATGCCCCTACCATCGGCATGTTGGCGGCCGTGATGGGGCTGATTCATGTTTTGGAAAATCTGTCCGATCCGAAGATGCTGGGTGCAGGCATCGCGACCGCGTTTGTGGCTACGGTGTATGGCGTCGGTTCCGCCAATCTGTTTTTTTTGCCGATGGCAAACAAAATCAAAACGTATGTCTATGCCTCTTCCCAGGCAAGAGAAATGATTGCGGCCGGGTTGATTGCGATTTCGCAAGGCGAAAATCCGCGTAATATCAAACTGAAATTAAGCGCTTACCTGTTTGAGTTCGAGAGTGATAGCAGTAGTTTATGA
- a CDS encoding MEKHLA domain-containing protein, with protein sequence MDYPSEENCYQASHAGLIIQSYQLLLGRELIPGISADPNSAETLFRAPIAVISHDTAPDPVFNYANLQALALFEMSWEEFTRMPSRFSAAQAEWAEREKLLTSVKAHGFVYPLQGVRASKTGKRFEVHDGAVWNLIDAGRQYRGQAACFFAWESL encoded by the coding sequence ATGGATTATCCTTCCGAAGAAAACTGCTATCAGGCCAGCCATGCCGGTCTGATCATCCAGAGCTACCAGCTCCTGCTCGGCAGGGAGCTGATTCCCGGCATTTCCGCCGACCCGAATTCTGCCGAGACTTTGTTTCGTGCGCCGATTGCGGTGATATCGCACGATACCGCGCCGGACCCGGTCTTCAATTACGCCAATCTGCAGGCGTTGGCGCTTTTCGAGATGAGCTGGGAGGAATTTACCCGCATGCCGTCCCGCTTTTCGGCCGCGCAGGCCGAATGGGCCGAACGCGAAAAATTGCTCACCTCGGTCAAGGCGCACGGCTTCGTCTATCCCTTGCAGGGCGTCCGGGCTTCGAAAACCGGCAAGCGTTTTGAAGTCCATGACGGTGCGGTCTGGAACTTGATCGATGCCGGCCGGCAGTACCGGGGGCAGGCGGCCTGTTTTTTTGCATGGGAATCGCTCTGA
- the parE gene encoding DNA topoisomerase IV subunit B — protein MSNEYNAAAIEVLSGLEPVRKRPGMYTDTTRPNHLVQEVVDNSVDEALAGHADTIEVILYKDGSVRVSDNGRGMPVDIHPEQGIPGVEVILTQLHAGGKFSNKNYQFSGGLHGVGVSVVNALSAWLEVEVKRGGKVYRMAFADGEKTSDLTETGTVGRNNTGTTVTFLPNEKYFDSSKVSVTRLKQNLRAKAVLCPGLKVSLKVEHPEEEIVWRYEHGLKDYLLDRIGDIDFLPEQPFMGGMAADHEAVEWGIVWALENPGEILAESYVNLVPTAQGGTHVNGLRAGLTEAMREFCDIRNILPRGVKVAPEDVWENCHFVLSVKLEDPQFSGQTKERLSSRECVAFVSGVAKDSFSLWLNQHPAEGEKIAEVIIASAQKRLRASKKIIRKKITQGPALPGKLADCSAQDIGRTELFLVEGDSAGGSAKQARDRDFQAIMPLRGKILNTWEVDSNLVMASQEVHDIAVALGIEPGSNDLANLRYGKVCILADADSDGNHIATLISALFFQHFNALVRAGHVFVAMPPLYRIDVGKRVFYALDESERQGVLDRIKAEKLKGQINVQRFKGLGEMNPSQLRETTMNPDTRRLVQLTVADGDGTGGQFDLLLAKKRAPERKIWLETKGNLADVK, from the coding sequence ATGAGCAACGAATATAATGCCGCGGCCATCGAGGTCTTGAGCGGCCTGGAGCCGGTGCGCAAACGCCCCGGCATGTATACCGATACGACGCGCCCGAATCACTTGGTCCAGGAAGTTGTCGACAACAGTGTGGACGAAGCGCTGGCCGGCCACGCGGATACGATCGAGGTGATCCTGTACAAGGACGGATCGGTGCGGGTCAGCGACAACGGCCGCGGCATGCCGGTCGACATCCATCCGGAGCAGGGCATTCCCGGCGTCGAGGTGATTCTGACGCAACTGCACGCCGGCGGCAAGTTTTCGAACAAGAATTACCAGTTCTCGGGCGGTCTGCACGGCGTCGGCGTTTCGGTCGTGAACGCGCTGTCCGCCTGGCTCGAAGTCGAAGTCAAGCGGGGCGGCAAGGTCTACCGAATGGCATTCGCCGACGGCGAAAAGACGAGCGATTTGACCGAAACCGGCACGGTGGGCCGGAATAACACCGGCACGACGGTCACCTTTCTGCCCAACGAAAAATATTTCGATTCGAGCAAGGTTTCGGTCACCCGGCTGAAACAAAACTTGCGCGCAAAGGCGGTCCTGTGTCCGGGACTGAAAGTCAGCCTGAAGGTCGAGCACCCGGAAGAAGAAATCGTCTGGCGTTACGAGCATGGCCTGAAAGACTACCTGCTCGACCGGATCGGCGATATCGATTTCCTGCCGGAGCAGCCGTTCATGGGCGGCATGGCGGCCGACCACGAAGCGGTCGAATGGGGCATCGTCTGGGCATTGGAAAATCCCGGGGAAATACTCGCCGAAAGCTATGTGAACCTAGTGCCCACCGCCCAGGGCGGCACGCACGTGAACGGGCTTCGGGCCGGCCTGACCGAAGCGATGCGCGAGTTCTGCGATATCCGGAACATCCTGCCGCGCGGTGTCAAGGTCGCTCCGGAGGATGTCTGGGAAAACTGCCATTTCGTGCTCTCGGTCAAGCTGGAGGATCCGCAGTTTTCCGGCCAGACGAAGGAGCGGCTCAGTTCGCGCGAATGCGTCGCGTTCGTCTCCGGCGTCGCCAAGGACAGCTTCAGCCTGTGGCTGAACCAGCATCCGGCCGAGGGCGAGAAAATCGCCGAAGTGATCATCGCCAGCGCGCAAAAGCGCCTTCGCGCCAGCAAGAAAATCATCCGGAAAAAAATCACGCAAGGTCCGGCCTTGCCGGGCAAACTGGCCGACTGCTCCGCGCAGGACATCGGCCGGACCGAACTGTTCCTGGTCGAAGGCGATTCGGCCGGCGGTTCGGCCAAGCAGGCGCGGGACCGCGACTTTCAGGCGATCATGCCGCTGCGCGGCAAGATCCTGAATACCTGGGAAGTCGATTCGAACCTAGTGATGGCTTCGCAGGAAGTGCACGACATCGCGGTTGCGCTGGGCATCGAGCCGGGCTCGAACGATTTGGCCAACCTGCGCTACGGCAAGGTCTGCATCCTGGCCGATGCGGATTCCGACGGCAACCATATCGCAACTTTGATCAGTGCGCTGTTTTTCCAGCACTTCAATGCGCTGGTCAGGGCAGGGCATGTGTTCGTCGCGATGCCGCCTTTGTACCGGATCGATGTCGGCAAGCGGGTGTTCTATGCGCTGGACGAATCCGAACGCCAGGGCGTGCTGGACCGGATCAAGGCCGAAAAGTTGAAAGGCCAGATCAACGTGCAGCGATTCAAAGGCCTCGGTGAAATGAATCCGTCGCAGCTCCGCGAAACCACGATGAATCCGGATACGCGCCGGCTCGTGCAATTGACGGTCGCCGACGGCGACGGTACCGGCGGCCAGTTCGATCTGCTGTTGGCCAAGAAACGCGCGCCGGAGCGGAAAATCTGGCTCGAAACCAAGGGCAATCTGGCGGATGTCAAGTAA
- a CDS encoding zinc-dependent peptidase: MNWLKRARLCRILRRHPIPHSLWRETLRNCAPLRELTAVEKARLRELATLFLYEKEFSGVQGLALTDAMRLRIAALACLPVLGLGFGCLAGWREVIVYPADFRVRHEETDEAGVVHPQELHLCGESWSHGPLILSWDEIEQELEEPEAGRNVVIHEIAHKLDMLNGPADGYPPLHYRMPVAPWSAAFSAAYAQFVRRVDHGRRTLIDPYAADSPAEFFAVVSEYFFCAPEILQTEFAAVYEQLSLYYRQNPLLRKERTGQ; encoded by the coding sequence ATGAATTGGTTAAAACGCGCACGCCTCTGCCGTATTCTGCGCCGCCATCCGATCCCGCACTCCCTGTGGCGGGAAACCCTCCGCAATTGCGCTCCGCTGCGCGAATTGACCGCAGTCGAAAAAGCGCGCCTGCGCGAGTTGGCGACTTTGTTCCTTTACGAAAAAGAGTTCAGCGGGGTTCAAGGACTGGCGCTTACCGATGCGATGCGCCTCCGGATTGCGGCGCTCGCCTGCCTGCCGGTGCTGGGGCTCGGATTCGGCTGTTTGGCGGGCTGGCGGGAAGTGATCGTTTATCCGGCCGATTTCCGGGTCAGGCATGAGGAAACGGACGAGGCGGGCGTCGTCCATCCTCAGGAACTGCATCTATGCGGGGAATCCTGGTCGCATGGGCCGTTGATCCTTTCCTGGGACGAGATCGAGCAGGAACTCGAAGAGCCTGAAGCCGGGCGCAATGTCGTCATCCATGAGATTGCCCACAAGCTCGACATGCTGAACGGGCCGGCCGACGGCTATCCGCCCCTGCATTACCGGATGCCGGTCGCGCCGTGGTCCGCGGCGTTCAGCGCGGCCTACGCACAGTTCGTCCGGCGGGTCGATCATGGACGCCGCACCTTGATCGACCCTTACGCGGCCGACAGCCCGGCCGAATTCTTCGCCGTGGTCAGCGAGTATTTTTTCTGCGCGCCGGAAATCCTGCAGACGGAATTTGCGGCCGTTTACGAGCAGTTGAGCCTCTATTACCGGCAAAATCCCTTACTGCGAAAAGAGCGGACCGGCCAATAA